The Chroicocephalus ridibundus chromosome 3, bChrRid1.1, whole genome shotgun sequence genome has a segment encoding these proteins:
- the ABRACL gene encoding costars family protein ABRACL, with amino-acid sequence MNVEHEISLLVEEIRRLGTKNADGQVSVKFGVLFADEKCANLFEALVGTLKAAKRRKIVTYQGELLLQGVHDNVDIMLLQD; translated from the exons ATGAACGTGGAACATGAAATTAGCCTCTTAGTTGAGGAGATTCGGCGCTTGGGAACCAAAA ATGCTGATGGCCAAGTGAGCGTGAAATTTGGTGTGCTCTTTGCTGACGAAAAGTGTGCCAACCTCTTTGAAGCCCTAGTGGGAACTCTTAAGGCTGCAAAACGACGGAAAATTGTCACTTATCAAGGGGAGCTACTTTTACAAGGTGTTCATGACAACGTTGATATCATGCTGCTGCAGGACTGA